One Oryzomonas sagensis DNA segment encodes these proteins:
- a CDS encoding AI-2E family transporter yields the protein MEHHTEHQSVRRSDYGRLIAIIMLLCLLAAAGYALQHTISCFLLSWIIAYLLDPLLVQAERHGMKRLVALGLLYVALGILIVFFFAFMLPKLTISWNGILAELPTYIQRIKLDALEWKSRLPDRYGSEEIQWLLDKVSANVDTAAEKAGAWVYVFATRIFFNLFNIVLSPVLVFFMLYYKQTIIETASSWLPEQRREMLLSIGREVNTSIGGYLRGQAIVSIIVAFLSLTALFILDIPHPIISGIFAGAASVLPFIGVFIAALPALFFAWFKYQTMASLAQAAAAFGVIYFLEGYVIKPLVFRGSMNLNPLVTIIMVMALGELLGFWGILLALPIAAAIKITWGHLHNGDFRD from the coding sequence ATGGAACACCATACCGAGCACCAGAGTGTTCGCCGAAGCGATTATGGCCGGCTGATCGCCATCATCATGCTGCTCTGCCTGCTGGCCGCCGCCGGATACGCTCTTCAGCATACCATCTCCTGTTTTCTGCTCTCCTGGATAATCGCCTATCTCCTCGACCCGCTGCTCGTACAGGCCGAACGGCATGGTATGAAACGGCTCGTTGCCCTGGGGCTGCTCTACGTCGCCCTCGGTATCCTGATCGTTTTCTTCTTTGCCTTCATGCTCCCCAAGCTCACCATCAGCTGGAACGGTATCCTCGCCGAACTGCCCACCTATATCCAGAGGATCAAGCTGGACGCCCTGGAATGGAAGTCACGGCTTCCCGACCGCTACGGCTCCGAGGAGATCCAGTGGCTTCTGGACAAAGTCTCGGCGAATGTGGATACGGCGGCTGAGAAGGCCGGCGCCTGGGTCTACGTCTTCGCCACGCGGATATTCTTCAACCTCTTCAATATCGTGCTCTCCCCGGTCCTGGTTTTTTTCATGCTCTACTACAAGCAGACCATCATCGAAACCGCCTCCTCCTGGCTCCCGGAACAGCGCCGCGAGATGCTCCTCAGTATCGGCCGCGAGGTCAATACCAGTATCGGCGGGTATCTGCGGGGGCAGGCCATTGTTTCCATCATCGTGGCGTTCCTGTCCCTGACGGCGCTGTTCATACTGGATATCCCGCACCCCATCATCAGCGGCATCTTTGCCGGGGCCGCTTCGGTGCTCCCCTTTATCGGGGTGTTTATCGCCGCATTGCCGGCACTGTTCTTCGCCTGGTTCAAATACCAGACCATGGCCAGCCTGGCCCAGGCCGCCGCCGCCTTCGGGGTCATCTACTTCTTGGAAGGGTACGTGATCAAGCCGCTGGTGTTCAGGGGGTCCATGAACCTTAATCCGCTGGTGACCATCATCATGGTCATGGCCCTGGGCGAACTGCTCGGTTTCTGGGGTATCCTTTTGGCCCTGCCCATCGCCGCCGCCATAAAGATAACGTGGGGGCACCTGCATAACGGCGATTTCAGGGATTAA
- a CDS encoding heavy metal translocating P-type ATPase encodes MTTISMKITGMSCANCAARIEKEIGKQPGVSAATVNFAMEELVVGFDEAVVSLEEIAGRVEKLGYGAIRPEPADELTFGVQGLHCASCVNRLEKKLLENPAVTAAIVNLAAETGFVRFDPHQLGKADIFAMVHEAGYTPVELQGAEASADDALRRQRNWFLFSLAASLPIMLTMGIHDNRAVMQLNLLLATAVQFSAGLTFYRGAWSALKNRSANMDVLVALGTSAAYFYSLLAYAGLLGSHREVFFETSAMLIAFIRLGKYLEARARGKAGEALKKLLHLQADTARLVTEEGEREVPASLIRVGDVVLVRPGQAIPVDGEVIEGNGAVDESMVTGESLPVEKKAGDTVTGATINKNGVLRVRATRVGEATLLSQIVRMVREAQGDKAPIQRFADAVSGWFVPVVLLLSLATFSIWFYTLHAGFLAAFRFAIAVVVIACPCAMGLATPTAIMVGSGVALARGILIKKGSALEAISRMQVLLLDKTGTLTIGTPTMTDLAAVAGVDPARLLECLITAEIHSTHPLAQAAVRAAEEAGIKPGAATDFEERGGFGITCTHEGFRLAVGNERLMEEEGIGLKALADKARELAGAGKSLIYVAAGTTLVGVAAFADTLKPGSAKAVAEFRRMGIQTCMITGDHADVAAIVAGQAGVDSFEASVLPDRKQEVVREYQQRGMITGMVGDGINDAPALARADIGIAIGGGTDVAKETGDIVLMRNDLTDVVRAIAIGRATLAKVKQNLFWALFYNILGIPVAAGLLSRYGIALKPEYAGLAMAFSSVSVVLNSILLKRVERSL; translated from the coding sequence ATGACTACGATCAGCATGAAAATCACCGGCATGTCCTGTGCCAATTGCGCCGCCCGGATCGAGAAGGAGATCGGAAAACAGCCCGGCGTCTCCGCGGCAACCGTCAACTTTGCCATGGAAGAGTTGGTCGTCGGTTTCGATGAAGCTGTCGTTTCGCTGGAGGAGATCGCCGGCCGCGTCGAGAAACTGGGATACGGCGCGATTCGCCCCGAACCGGCCGATGAGCTGACCTTCGGTGTTCAGGGCCTGCACTGCGCCTCCTGCGTCAACCGGCTGGAAAAGAAGTTGCTGGAAAACCCGGCCGTCACCGCCGCCATCGTCAACCTGGCGGCCGAAACCGGGTTTGTGCGTTTCGACCCGCACCAGCTCGGCAAGGCGGATATCTTTGCCATGGTTCACGAGGCCGGCTACACCCCGGTTGAGCTGCAGGGCGCCGAGGCCTCGGCCGACGATGCGCTCCGCCGGCAACGCAACTGGTTCCTCTTCTCCCTGGCCGCCTCGCTGCCGATCATGCTTACCATGGGTATCCATGACAATCGGGCCGTGATGCAGCTCAATCTGCTTTTGGCCACGGCGGTCCAGTTCTCGGCCGGCCTGACCTTTTACCGCGGCGCCTGGAGCGCCTTGAAAAACCGCAGCGCCAACATGGATGTCCTGGTGGCCCTGGGGACCTCGGCAGCCTATTTCTATTCGCTCCTGGCCTATGCCGGCCTGTTGGGCTCCCATCGGGAGGTGTTCTTCGAAACCTCGGCCATGCTTATCGCCTTCATCCGCCTGGGCAAGTACCTGGAGGCCCGGGCCCGGGGCAAGGCCGGCGAGGCGCTGAAGAAGCTGCTCCATCTCCAGGCCGATACGGCCCGCCTGGTGACGGAGGAGGGGGAGCGGGAGGTGCCGGCATCCCTGATCCGGGTGGGCGACGTGGTGCTGGTGCGGCCCGGCCAGGCGATCCCGGTGGACGGCGAGGTCATCGAGGGGAACGGCGCGGTGGACGAATCCATGGTGACCGGAGAATCCCTGCCGGTGGAAAAGAAGGCCGGCGACACGGTGACCGGGGCCACCATCAATAAAAACGGCGTCCTGCGGGTCCGGGCCACCCGTGTCGGGGAGGCTACCCTCCTTTCCCAGATCGTTCGCATGGTCCGGGAGGCCCAGGGGGACAAGGCCCCCATCCAGCGGTTCGCCGATGCCGTTTCCGGCTGGTTCGTGCCGGTGGTGCTCCTCCTTTCTCTTGCGACATTTTCCATCTGGTTCTATACCCTTCACGCAGGTTTCCTGGCGGCCTTCCGTTTTGCCATCGCCGTCGTGGTGATCGCCTGCCCCTGTGCCATGGGGCTTGCCACGCCGACCGCCATCATGGTGGGGAGCGGCGTGGCTCTGGCCCGGGGCATCCTCATCAAGAAGGGCTCGGCCCTGGAGGCCATCTCCCGCATGCAGGTGCTGCTGCTGGACAAAACCGGCACGCTGACCATCGGCACGCCGACCATGACCGACCTGGCGGCCGTGGCGGGGGTTGATCCGGCGCGGCTCTTGGAGTGCCTGATAACGGCCGAGATCCACTCGACCCACCCCCTGGCCCAGGCTGCGGTGCGGGCGGCCGAGGAGGCGGGCATCAAGCCGGGGGCGGCAACGGACTTCGAGGAGCGGGGAGGTTTCGGTATCACCTGCACCCACGAAGGGTTCCGCTTGGCGGTGGGCAACGAACGGCTGATGGAGGAAGAGGGGATCGGCCTCAAGGCACTGGCGGATAAGGCCAGGGAACTGGCCGGGGCCGGCAAGTCGCTGATCTACGTAGCGGCCGGCACGACCCTGGTGGGGGTAGCCGCCTTCGCCGACACGCTCAAGCCCGGTTCCGCCAAGGCGGTGGCCGAATTTCGGCGCATGGGCATCCAGACCTGCATGATTACCGGCGACCACGCCGATGTAGCCGCGATTGTGGCCGGGCAGGCCGGTGTGGACAGCTTCGAGGCCAGTGTGCTGCCGGACCGCAAGCAGGAGGTGGTCAGGGAATACCAGCAGCGCGGTATGATCACCGGCATGGTGGGGGACGGCATCAACGACGCTCCGGCCCTGGCGCGGGCGGATATCGGCATTGCCATCGGCGGCGGCACGGACGTGGCCAAGGAAACCGGCGATATCGTCCTGATGCGCAACGACCTGACGGACGTGGTGCGGGCCATCGCCATCGGCCGGGCCACCCTGGCCAAGGTCAAGCAGAACCTGTTCTGGGCGCTGTTCTACAACATCCTCGGTATCCCGGTTGCGGCAGGCTTGCTCTCCCGTTACGGCATAGCCCTCAAGCCGGAGTACGCCGGCCTGGCCATGGCCTTTTCTTCGGTCTCGGTGGTGCTCAACTCCATCCTGTTGAAACGGGTGGAGCGGAGCCTGTGA
- a CDS encoding NAD(P)H-dependent oxidoreductase yields MKIVACSGSPRKEGNTSLLIKHVFAELSRGGSRRCATGDKHGVADEEDGGMRGDSRIAPPKPETAYNSALAAAIAAA; encoded by the coding sequence TTGAAGATCGTCGCATGCAGCGGCAGTCCCCGCAAAGAGGGTAATACCTCGCTGCTCATCAAGCATGTCTTCGCGGAATTGAGCCGTGGGGGATCGAGGCGATGCGCGACGGGGGACAAACACGGCGTGGCTGATGAAGAGGATGGGGGGATGCGGGGCGATTCGCGAATCGCCCCGCCAAAACCGGAAACAGCCTACAACAGCGCCTTGGCCGCAGCGATTGCGGCGGCGTAG
- the tpx gene encoding thiol peroxidase: MSERKGIITFKGNPMTLVGPEIKVGDKAPDFTVADNGLAATTLGTYAGKIKIISAVPSLDTPVCDTETRRFNQEAAGLPGNVVVLTVSQDLPFAQKRWCGAAGIDRVVTLSDYRNRSFGKNYGVLIEELVLLARAVFVVDANDIVRYVQIVPEVTSEPDYAAAIAAAKALL, translated from the coding sequence ATGAGCGAACGCAAAGGCATCATCACCTTCAAAGGGAACCCCATGACCCTGGTCGGACCGGAGATCAAGGTCGGGGACAAGGCACCCGATTTTACCGTGGCGGACAACGGACTGGCGGCAACCACCCTGGGAACCTACGCCGGCAAGATAAAGATCATCAGCGCCGTGCCTTCACTGGACACTCCGGTGTGCGACACGGAAACCCGCCGTTTCAACCAGGAGGCAGCCGGCCTGCCGGGCAACGTGGTGGTGCTGACCGTCAGCCAGGACCTCCCCTTTGCCCAGAAACGCTGGTGCGGCGCAGCGGGCATCGACCGGGTGGTCACCCTGTCCGACTACCGCAACCGCTCCTTCGGCAAGAACTACGGCGTTCTGATCGAAGAGTTGGTATTGCTTGCCAGGGCGGTCTTCGTGGTGGATGCCAACGATATCGTCCGCTACGTCCAGATCGTTCCCGAGGTGACCAGCGAACCGGACTACGCCGCCGCAATCGCTGCGGCCAAGGCGCTGTTGTAG
- a CDS encoding NUDIX hydrolase: MTLTFDTICATISRLQHDEAPDDGRSPAAVAMVLVERSAGLHLLFLERATDERDPWSGNLAFPGGRVEPGETLRQAAERETREEAAIDLAAARHLGRLGDIAGAHLPVRIACFAYGFSGALPAVTINHESRDAFWVNLADLADQRRHITAQVHFRGRPVETPAIRLPQPDKPVLWGITYRLVMQFLKMHGLF; encoded by the coding sequence ATGACCCTCACCTTTGATACCATCTGCGCAACCATTTCCCGGTTGCAGCACGACGAAGCGCCCGACGACGGACGCAGCCCCGCAGCGGTGGCCATGGTTCTGGTTGAACGGTCCGCCGGCCTCCATCTGCTGTTCCTGGAGCGGGCAACCGACGAGCGCGACCCCTGGTCCGGCAACCTGGCATTTCCCGGGGGACGGGTCGAGCCGGGGGAGACACTGCGCCAGGCCGCCGAGCGGGAAACCCGCGAGGAGGCGGCCATCGACTTGGCTGCTGCCCGCCATTTGGGCAGACTGGGCGATATCGCCGGCGCGCACCTGCCGGTCAGGATCGCCTGTTTCGCCTACGGTTTCAGCGGCGCCCTCCCGGCAGTCACCATCAACCACGAATCGCGGGACGCCTTTTGGGTCAATCTGGCCGACCTTGCCGACCAGCGGCGACACATCACCGCTCAGGTCCATTTTCGCGGCCGACCGGTGGAGACCCCGGCCATTCGCCTGCCGCAGCCCGACAAGCCGGTGCTATGGGGCATTACCTATCGGCTGGTGATGCAGTTTCTAAAGATGCATGGCTTGTTTTGA
- the lysA gene encoding diaminopimelate decarboxylase has translation MNHFQYKANELYAEDVRLADIVAKVGSPVYVYSHATLERHFKAFDGAFASVPHTVCYSVKANSTQSVLKTFINLGGGVDIVSGGELYRALKAGADPKKVVYSGVGKKDEEIEYALNAGILMFNVESEQELTRISEIASRLGKKAGIAIRVNPDVDPGTHPYITTGLKNAKFGITIDRALEEYKRAAGLPGIEVIGIDMHIGSQLTKVNPFVDSIEKLKIMIGKLKEMGINLQYFDCGGGLGIQYNNEEPPLPADYGKEIIAATKDLGLHLVFEPGRNIVGNAGILVARCLYTKARDEKNFIMIDAGMNDLARPALYGSFHSVQALKKDQDGLITADIVGPICESGDFLVKEREVPMFKQGDLMAFMSAGAYGFAMSSSYNSRPRVAEVMVKGGAFEIIRERETIEDLVKGEKVATFL, from the coding sequence ATGAACCACTTTCAGTACAAAGCCAACGAACTCTATGCGGAAGACGTGCGGCTCGCGGATATCGTCGCCAAGGTCGGCTCGCCGGTCTACGTCTATTCCCACGCCACCTTGGAACGGCACTTCAAGGCCTTTGACGGTGCTTTCGCCTCGGTGCCCCACACCGTCTGCTACTCGGTCAAGGCCAACTCCACCCAGTCGGTGCTCAAAACCTTCATCAATCTCGGCGGCGGTGTGGATATCGTCTCCGGCGGCGAACTGTACCGGGCGCTCAAGGCGGGTGCCGATCCGAAAAAGGTGGTATACTCCGGCGTGGGCAAGAAGGACGAGGAGATCGAATACGCCCTGAATGCCGGCATCCTGATGTTCAACGTGGAATCGGAGCAGGAGTTGACCAGGATCAGCGAGATCGCCTCCCGCCTGGGGAAAAAGGCCGGCATCGCCATCCGGGTCAACCCGGACGTGGACCCCGGCACCCATCCCTACATCACCACCGGCCTGAAAAACGCCAAATTCGGCATTACCATCGACCGGGCGTTGGAGGAGTATAAACGCGCCGCCGGCCTGCCGGGCATCGAGGTGATCGGCATCGACATGCACATCGGCTCCCAGTTGACCAAGGTCAACCCCTTCGTCGATTCCATCGAGAAGCTGAAGATCATGATCGGCAAGCTGAAGGAGATGGGTATCAACCTGCAGTACTTCGACTGCGGCGGCGGCCTGGGCATCCAGTACAACAACGAGGAACCGCCCCTGCCGGCCGACTACGGCAAGGAGATCATCGCCGCCACGAAGGATCTGGGCCTGCACCTGGTGTTCGAGCCGGGCCGCAACATCGTCGGCAATGCCGGCATCCTGGTTGCCCGCTGCCTCTACACCAAGGCGCGGGACGAGAAGAACTTCATCATGATCGACGCCGGGATGAACGACTTGGCGCGCCCGGCCCTGTACGGCTCCTTCCATAGCGTGCAGGCGCTGAAAAAGGATCAGGACGGCCTGATCACCGCCGACATCGTCGGGCCGATCTGCGAGTCGGGCGACTTCCTGGTCAAGGAGCGGGAGGTGCCGATGTTCAAGCAGGGCGACCTGATGGCCTTCATGTCGGCCGGTGCCTACGGTTTTGCCATGAGCAGTTCCTACAACAGCCGCCCCCGCGTGGCCGAGGTGATGGTCAAGGGAGGCGCATTCGAGATTATCCGCGAGCGCGAGACGATCGAAGACCTGGTCAAGGGCGAGAAGGTCGCCACGTTCCTATAA
- the dapA gene encoding 4-hydroxy-tetrahydrodipicolinate synthase, which translates to MFRGSIVAIVTPFKNGAVDEEKLRELVEFQIAGGTDAIVPCGTTGESSTLDYEEHDRVIEIVVQQVGKRVPVIAGTGSNSTREAIEMTAHAKKLGADGALLVTPYYNKPTQEGLYRHYTAVADAVELPLVLYNVPGRTGVNLLPETVARLAPHRNIVAVKEATGSLQQASEILALCGGQIDVLSGDDFITFPLMACGGKGVISVTANIMPAEVAALVDAFEAGNMDEARRLHLKLLKINNAMFLESNPIPVKTALGLMGKCSDEMRLPLCPMGEANKAKLAAIMKEYNLI; encoded by the coding sequence ATGTTTAGAGGCAGCATTGTCGCCATCGTGACGCCATTCAAAAACGGTGCGGTTGACGAAGAAAAATTGCGTGAACTGGTGGAATTCCAGATTGCGGGCGGCACCGATGCCATCGTGCCCTGCGGCACTACCGGTGAGTCGTCCACCCTGGATTACGAAGAGCACGACCGGGTGATCGAGATCGTCGTGCAGCAGGTGGGCAAGCGGGTCCCGGTCATCGCCGGCACCGGCTCCAATTCGACCCGCGAGGCGATCGAGATGACGGCCCATGCCAAGAAACTCGGCGCCGACGGCGCCCTGCTGGTGACCCCCTACTACAATAAGCCGACCCAGGAAGGGCTTTATCGCCACTACACGGCCGTTGCCGATGCCGTCGAACTCCCGCTGGTCCTCTACAACGTGCCCGGCCGCACCGGCGTGAACCTGCTGCCCGAGACCGTGGCCCGTCTGGCGCCCCACAGGAATATCGTTGCTGTCAAGGAGGCCACCGGCTCCCTGCAACAGGCGTCCGAGATCCTGGCCCTGTGCGGCGGCCAGATCGATGTGCTCTCCGGCGACGACTTCATCACCTTCCCGTTGATGGCCTGCGGCGGCAAGGGGGTCATCTCGGTGACCGCCAACATCATGCCCGCTGAGGTGGCGGCCTTGGTGGACGCCTTCGAGGCCGGCAACATGGATGAGGCCCGCCGACTGCACCTGAAACTGCTCAAGATCAACAACGCCATGTTCCTGGAGAGCAACCCGATCCCGGTGAAGACCGCCCTGGGGCTGATGGGCAAGTGCAGCGACGAGATGCGCCTGCCGCTCTGCCCCATGGGCGAGGCCAACAAGGCCAAGCTTGCTGCCATCATGAAAGAGTACAACTTGATTTAA